The Metabacillus litoralis genome contains a region encoding:
- the plsY gene encoding glycerol-3-phosphate 1-O-acyltransferase PlsY codes for MNIFTLILSYLIGSISFALLVGKMFFKKDIRNYGSGNLGATNAYRVLGIKTGVVVAIADILKGTLACFLPLILNSTVNPILCGLLAILGHIFSVFASFKGGKAVATATGVFLYLTPIGVCIGFIVFVLTLLFSKYVSLSSMVASIALFIYSLIFEDKVIIALSLLISVSIIILHRQNLKRILNGTENKIF; via the coding sequence TTGAACATTTTTACCTTAATTTTAAGTTATTTAATAGGCTCGATTTCATTTGCCTTATTAGTAGGTAAGATGTTTTTTAAGAAAGATATTCGTAATTATGGTAGTGGGAATCTTGGTGCTACTAATGCTTATAGAGTTTTAGGTATAAAAACTGGGGTAGTTGTTGCAATTGCTGATATATTAAAAGGTACACTTGCTTGTTTTCTTCCACTAATACTTAATTCTACGGTTAACCCTATTTTATGTGGTTTGTTAGCAATATTAGGACACATATTTTCCGTCTTTGCTAGTTTTAAGGGTGGAAAAGCCGTTGCGACAGCAACTGGAGTTTTTTTATATTTAACGCCTATAGGTGTTTGTATTGGTTTTATTGTGTTTGTGTTAACTTTGTTATTTTCTAAGTATGTATCACTAAGTTCAATGGTGGCCTCCATAGCATTATTTATTTACAGTCTTATATTTGAAGATAAAGTTATCATAGCACTTTCTCTACTAATAAGCGTGTCAATAATCATCCTTCATCGACAAAATCTAAAGAGAATACTTAATGGGACAGAGAACAAAATTTTCTGA
- a CDS encoding NIPSNAP family protein — MVTCYLKYVIDPYKVKDFEEYGKMWIRLVNKLGGTHHGYFLPHEGANNIAYALFTFSSLAAYEEYRAKMSLDAECQEAYKFTEDTKCILSYERSFMRPVFE, encoded by the coding sequence ATGGTTACATGTTATTTGAAATATGTTATTGACCCTTATAAAGTAAAGGATTTTGAAGAATATGGTAAGATGTGGATTCGACTGGTTAATAAATTAGGGGGTACACATCATGGTTATTTTCTTCCGCATGAGGGTGCTAATAACATTGCTTATGCATTATTCACTTTCTCAAGCTTAGCTGCATATGAAGAGTACCGAGCAAAAATGTCGTTAGATGCAGAATGTCAAGAAGCATATAAATTTACAGAAGACACTAAATGTATTTTAAGTTATGAGAGAAGCTTTATGCGTCCTGTATTCGAATGA
- a CDS encoding DUF3934 family protein — MSKAKGKGGTGRGTGKKGWNRWQASANKTKSAKPYKSKGVKNRDGTKTTSNNTGDTSEK; from the coding sequence ATGAGTAAAGCTAAGGGTAAAGGCGGAACAGGCAGAGGAACAGGTAAGAAAGGTTGGAATCGTTGGCAAGCTAGTGCAAATAAGACAAAAAGTGCCAAACCCTACAAAAGTAAAGGTGTTAAAAATCGCGATGGTACAAAGACAACTAGCAATAATACTGGTGATACCTCCGAAAAATAG
- a CDS encoding DMT family transporter, translating to MQGVLFSFLAGILISLQSIFNTRLSEKLGLWQTSTIVHGLGFIVSLLLFMVIRDGSIYKLNDVNKLYLLGGVFGAIIVYSVMKGITVIGPTYAVSILLISQLIMALIIDTFGLFGTEKLAFTANKSIGLGIMIIGILVFKLK from the coding sequence ATGCAAGGAGTTCTTTTTTCTTTTCTTGCAGGGATTTTAATAAGCTTACAATCTATTTTTAATACGAGACTGAGTGAAAAACTCGGTTTGTGGCAGACCAGTACCATTGTACATGGTTTAGGGTTTATTGTGTCTCTTCTATTATTCATGGTTATAAGGGATGGCAGTATTTATAAATTGAACGATGTCAATAAATTATATCTGTTAGGAGGTGTATTTGGGGCGATTATCGTTTACAGCGTCATGAAAGGGATTACGGTGATTGGGCCAACCTATGCCGTTTCTATATTGTTGATATCTCAATTAATCATGGCATTAATTATCGATACCTTTGGTTTGTTTGGAACTGAAAAGCTAGCATTTACTGCTAACAAATCAATTGGATTAGGAATTATGATTATTGGAATTTTAGTTTTCAAACTTAAATAA
- a CDS encoding MFS transporter encodes MKGKIASWKYPSILLLGIGVSNLGEWIYFISLNLIVLDMTGSPLAVSGLYIIKPLATLFTNFWAGSIIDRLNKRKLMVFLDIFRAVFIALLPFMSSISQIYLVVFIISMASSMFSPTSMTYITKLIPQEQRKQFNSLHSLVTSGAFLIGPAVAGLLFFIGTPIFAIYTNAIPLFISGMITLLMPDIEKQTVISSTNNKLSMEIIKRDWYAVVEFSRGSSYIMMIYFLFSCVMVIMASAIDSLEAAFAKEVLFLSDSEYGFLVTIAGAGILVGALINSLAVKKLRTSFLIGLGSVLVSTGYMIYASSSSFIIAALGFFILAFFIAYANTGFLTFYQNNIPVDVMGRIGSAYSLIQAILIITATSIMGVVAQITSIQAVVFFGASVMLVLSITLCLFSLLPSKKHFFEADAESNRSISL; translated from the coding sequence TTGAAGGGGAAAATTGCGTCTTGGAAATATCCCTCAATCCTATTGCTTGGAATTGGGGTCTCGAATTTGGGTGAATGGATTTATTTCATTTCTCTTAATTTAATCGTTTTGGATATGACTGGTTCACCTCTTGCGGTATCAGGACTTTATATCATTAAACCACTGGCTACTTTATTTACGAATTTTTGGGCTGGTAGTATTATTGATCGATTAAACAAACGAAAACTAATGGTTTTTCTTGATATATTTCGAGCTGTATTTATAGCTTTATTACCTTTTATGTCATCCATTTCACAAATTTATTTAGTAGTATTTATTATAAGCATGGCGAGTTCTATGTTTAGTCCAACTTCAATGACATATATTACAAAGTTAATTCCTCAAGAACAAAGAAAACAATTTAATTCCCTTCATAGTCTAGTTACTTCTGGAGCATTTTTAATAGGGCCAGCAGTTGCAGGGTTATTGTTCTTTATTGGAACTCCAATTTTTGCAATCTATACAAATGCAATTCCGTTATTTATTTCAGGTATGATTACATTACTAATGCCTGATATAGAAAAACAAACAGTTATATCTTCAACTAATAATAAGCTATCGATGGAAATAATTAAAAGGGATTGGTATGCTGTAGTTGAATTTAGTCGCGGATCTAGTTACATTATGATGATTTACTTTTTGTTTAGTTGTGTAATGGTCATTATGGCAAGTGCTATAGATTCTCTTGAAGCAGCTTTTGCCAAAGAGGTATTATTTTTGTCAGACAGTGAGTATGGTTTTTTAGTAACCATTGCTGGGGCAGGTATTTTAGTTGGAGCATTAATTAACTCTTTAGCAGTTAAAAAACTAAGAACCTCATTTTTAATTGGTTTAGGTTCAGTACTAGTGTCAACTGGATATATGATTTATGCTTCTTCAAGTTCATTTATTATTGCAGCACTGGGGTTTTTTATCCTAGCTTTTTTCATCGCTTATGCTAATACAGGCTTTCTAACATTTTATCAGAACAATATACCAGTTGATGTTATGGGGCGTATTGGAAGTGCTTATAGCTTAATCCAAGCGATTTTAATTATAACTGCAACTAGCATTATGGGAGTTGTAGCTCAAATTACTTCAATTCAGGCAGTTGTGTTTTTTGGTGCTTCAGTAATGTTGGTATTATCCATAACGTTGTGTCTATTTAGCTTATTACCTTCAAAAAAACATTTTTTTGAAGCTGATGCTGAATCTAATAGAAGTATTAGTCTTTAA
- a CDS encoding helix-turn-helix transcriptional regulator: MPKIDNMLAILWMLRSGEKITAQQISERLEINIRTVYRYIDTISTSGVPIISEPGHNGGYTLLNNFIEAPLFFDFEEQTSLFHAAVFAEEAGYYGGEALNRAISKLSKYSNQEQKSKINQHLTSLEVISRLSSLSMEPLLKELEQAVADGYSVKILYHKSGEKQLNDRLVDPYRIIYWNNKWYVIGFCRLRNDIRSFRVDRIESLMLTENKFNQPENFSARDFFMKNLLPTIEDKEGITSLVINGNESTLNDVSQHWFLGHYLQERTSNQAVFLLEKDMIHTYVPYLLLPYNKSIKVIEPISLKKRLIEILSELIKFHQV; this comes from the coding sequence ATGCCTAAAATTGACAATATGTTAGCAATTCTGTGGATGCTTCGTTCAGGTGAAAAAATTACTGCACAACAAATTTCAGAAAGGTTAGAAATTAATATAAGGACTGTATATCGTTATATTGATACAATTTCAACAAGTGGCGTACCTATAATTTCAGAACCAGGACATAACGGTGGATACACTTTATTAAACAATTTTATTGAGGCTCCTCTTTTTTTTGATTTTGAGGAGCAAACTTCACTATTTCACGCTGCTGTTTTTGCAGAAGAAGCCGGATATTACGGAGGTGAAGCACTAAATAGGGCCATTTCAAAACTAAGTAAATACTCAAATCAAGAGCAAAAATCAAAGATAAACCAACATTTAACTAGTCTTGAAGTAATAAGTCGATTAAGTTCACTCTCTATGGAACCTCTTTTGAAGGAGTTGGAGCAGGCCGTAGCTGACGGGTACTCAGTAAAAATTCTTTACCATAAAAGTGGCGAAAAGCAATTAAATGATAGATTGGTCGATCCGTACAGAATTATCTATTGGAATAATAAGTGGTATGTGATTGGATTTTGTCGTCTTAGGAATGATATCCGTAGTTTTAGAGTAGATCGAATTGAAAGTCTAATGCTGACTGAAAATAAGTTTAACCAGCCAGAAAATTTTTCAGCACGTGACTTTTTTATGAAAAACCTCCTTCCAACTATAGAAGATAAGGAAGGGATTACTTCTTTAGTTATTAATGGAAATGAAAGTACACTTAATGATGTTTCCCAACATTGGTTTTTAGGACATTATTTACAAGAACGGACTTCAAATCAAGCAGTTTTTCTTCTTGAAAAAGATATGATACATACATATGTACCTTATTTACTTTTACCGTACAATAAATCTATTAAAGTTATTGAGCCAATAAGTCTTAAGAAAAGACTTATTGAAATTCTGTCGGAATTAATAAAATTTCATCAAGTATGA
- a CDS encoding type 1 glutamine amidotransferase family protein — protein sequence MQTKKVFLYVFNTMSDWEYGYLIAELNSGRYFKKDLAPLKVVTVGANKEMITTMGGLSIKPDISLDECTLKSKDLLILPGGTTWNEEVHQPILEIIGEALKLGTIVAAICGATEALANMGYLDTRKHTSNNLEYTKMVCPNYKGEKFYEVGSAVTDTNLVTASGIAPLEFAMEVLKKLDVFAPDTLHSWYNLNKTHKPEYFFQLMNSINK from the coding sequence ATGCAAACAAAGAAAGTTTTTCTATATGTATTTAATACAATGTCGGACTGGGAATATGGATATTTAATTGCTGAACTAAACTCAGGAAGATATTTCAAAAAAGATCTAGCACCTTTAAAAGTAGTTACAGTAGGAGCTAATAAAGAAATGATTACTACTATGGGAGGACTGAGCATAAAACCAGATATTTCCCTTGATGAATGTACTCTTAAGAGTAAGGATCTTTTAATTTTACCAGGAGGGACTACTTGGAATGAAGAAGTTCATCAACCTATATTGGAAATAATCGGCGAAGCCTTAAAGCTTGGCACTATTGTTGCTGCAATTTGTGGTGCAACTGAAGCCCTTGCGAATATGGGATACTTAGATACTAGAAAGCATACAAGTAATAATTTAGAATACACTAAAATGGTATGTCCTAACTATAAAGGAGAAAAGTTTTATGAGGTGGGATCTGCGGTAACTGACACGAATTTAGTTACTGCATCAGGAATAGCTCCTCTGGAATTTGCGATGGAAGTACTGAAAAAATTAGATGTATTTGCACCAGATACATTACATTCATGGTATAACCTAAATAAGACTCATAAACCTGAATACTTCTTCCAGTTAATGAATTCAATAAATAAATGA
- a CDS encoding DUF188 domain-containing protein, which yields MKILTNYCKLQTRYLSAMARKSGQRTKGPKPFTAEDREQFRDLFKQVISS from the coding sequence ATGAAAATATTGACCAATTATTGCAAATTGCAAACACGTTATTTAAGTGCAATGGCTCGAAAAAGTGGACAGCGAACAAAGGGACCAAAGCCTTTTACAGCAGAAGACCGGGAGCAATTTAGGGATCTTTTTAAACAGGTTATTTCTAGTTAA
- a CDS encoding Pr6Pr family membrane protein translates to MLNVDEIMLKLKLVFHSLISFIGFISVVLHIVYSPDSLISTTKLTIHTNLIVSITFLLSSLAILSKKNEIPFLDFLKNCSIIYMFVVIFTYHFLLASGGEYVGIRIITNFTLHYLIPILVFINWIVFEIKKKYSLKFIFYWMFYPLLYTAVSLLRGLFDGFYPYFFLNPNGEIPVGVGSYSNVALFITAFLFVYLILGFLLISLNRIILYFNNKSNIYSKQM, encoded by the coding sequence TTGTTGAATGTAGATGAAATAATGCTCAAATTAAAGTTAGTATTTCATAGCTTAATCTCATTCATAGGCTTCATTAGCGTTGTATTGCATATCGTTTATTCTCCTGATTCTTTGATTTCTACGACAAAACTCACTATTCATACTAATCTTATCGTTTCCATAACATTCTTACTCAGCAGTTTAGCTATTTTATCAAAAAAAAACGAAATACCCTTTCTCGATTTTTTAAAGAACTGTTCAATCATTTATATGTTCGTTGTTATTTTTACCTATCACTTCCTTCTCGCTAGTGGTGGGGAATATGTTGGAATTCGGATTATCACTAACTTTACTCTTCATTACTTAATTCCGATACTCGTCTTTATTAATTGGATAGTTTTTGAAATTAAGAAAAAATACAGCTTGAAATTCATCTTTTATTGGATGTTTTATCCTTTACTTTATACTGCCGTTTCATTGTTGAGAGGCTTGTTTGATGGGTTTTATCCTTACTTCTTTTTAAATCCTAATGGAGAAATTCCAGTAGGCGTTGGCAGTTATTCTAATGTCGCATTATTCATTACCGCTTTTTTATTTGTTTATCTAATTCTGGGTTTTTTATTGATCTCTTTAAATAGGATAATTCTATACTTCAATAATAAAAGCAATATATATTCTAAACAAATGTAA
- a CDS encoding Crp/Fnr family transcriptional regulator — MNEMFNQDLLRFHLQEHKLDILFNQEILQDMQMYQLNKGEILCSNGDKLDQMYFLVKGKLKVFTTLPNGRSLLLRFNNPLAIIGDIEFTTQYEVKVNVESVYESLLIGINFHILYKTFYNNPEFLQFILQKISHKLYSFSNFTSLNLLYPVENRLASYLLSVMSEENNYIFSEDMRTPKLTEVADLLGTSYRHLNRVVKKLCLESIIERKKEGLYIKDIQKLKELAIGNIYE; from the coding sequence ATGAATGAAATGTTTAATCAAGACCTATTAAGATTTCACTTACAAGAACATAAACTAGACATTCTGTTTAATCAAGAAATACTGCAAGATATGCAAATGTATCAATTGAATAAAGGAGAGATTCTTTGTTCGAACGGGGATAAGTTGGATCAAATGTATTTCTTGGTCAAAGGTAAATTAAAAGTATTTACAACACTGCCAAATGGGAGATCACTGTTATTAAGGTTTAACAATCCCTTGGCGATTATAGGTGATATCGAATTTACAACTCAATACGAGGTTAAGGTTAATGTGGAATCTGTATATGAAAGTTTATTAATAGGAATTAATTTTCATATATTATATAAGACATTTTATAATAATCCAGAATTTCTACAATTCATTCTTCAAAAAATCAGTCATAAATTATATTCATTTTCTAATTTTACGAGTTTAAATCTTCTTTATCCAGTTGAAAACAGACTTGCCAGTTATCTTTTATCCGTTATGAGCGAAGAAAACAACTACATATTTTCTGAGGATATGAGAACGCCAAAATTAACCGAAGTGGCTGATTTACTTGGTACCAGTTACAGGCATTTAAACAGAGTCGTAAAAAAACTTTGTTTAGAGTCTATTATCGAAAGAAAAAAAGAGGGTCTTTATATAAAAGATATACAAAAATTAAAGGAACTAGCGATTGGCAACATATATGAATAG
- the coaD gene encoding pantetheine-phosphate adenylyltransferase: MKAIYPGSFDPVTNEQIEIVNRASDFFDEILIAVMVNSKKKYLFSLEECSWLLKMSFKGNPKVKVVTFEGLLVDYMKEHEYKAIIKGLRTVTDYGYEAQMALTNKNLYREAETFFIHSEEKYSFLSSSMVKEVYFNGGRLSTFIPEHVEDALLKKV, translated from the coding sequence ATGAAAGCAATATATCCAGGAAGTTTTGATCCAGTGACAAATGAGCAAATCGAAATAGTAAATAGAGCAAGTGATTTCTTTGATGAAATTTTAATCGCTGTTATGGTGAATTCTAAAAAGAAATATTTATTTTCATTGGAAGAATGTAGTTGGTTATTAAAGATGTCATTTAAAGGTAATCCAAAAGTTAAAGTTGTTACGTTTGAAGGTTTGCTTGTTGATTATATGAAAGAACATGAATATAAAGCGATCATCAAGGGGTTAAGAACTGTTACTGATTATGGGTACGAAGCTCAGATGGCCTTAACTAATAAAAACCTTTACAGAGAAGCAGAAACTTTCTTCATACACTCTGAAGAAAAGTATTCCTTTCTCAGTTCTAGTATGGTGAAAGAAGTTTATTTCAACGGTGGTAGGTTATCTACTTTTATACCAGAACACGTTGAAGATGCACTCTTGAAGAAAGTATGA
- a CDS encoding tautomerase family protein, whose protein sequence is MGQIKIYGVKDRLNPIKETLSNVIHSCMVEVLEFPSDKKFHRFFPMDIEDFYFASGRTEAYTVIEVSMFEGRSVVVAKKQLLKLLFERINSELSISPKDVEITIFETPKHNWGIRGLPGDELALNYKVNV, encoded by the coding sequence ATGGGACAAATTAAAATTTATGGGGTTAAGGACAGGTTAAATCCAATTAAGGAAACATTATCGAATGTTATTCATTCGTGTATGGTGGAAGTACTTGAATTTCCTTCAGATAAGAAATTTCATCGATTTTTCCCTATGGACATTGAAGATTTTTATTTTGCAAGCGGGAGAACTGAAGCATATACCGTAATTGAGGTTAGTATGTTTGAAGGTCGATCGGTAGTAGTAGCTAAGAAACAATTACTAAAGCTACTATTCGAACGTATAAATAGTGAATTGAGTATATCTCCTAAAGATGTTGAGATCACAATTTTTGAAACACCAAAACATAACTGGGGAATAAGGGGATTACCTGGAGATGAGTTAGCCCTGAATTATAAAGTTAATGTATAA